One stretch of Zingiber officinale cultivar Zhangliang chromosome 6B, Zo_v1.1, whole genome shotgun sequence DNA includes these proteins:
- the LOC121989542 gene encoding probable pectinesterase/pectinesterase inhibitor 25 has product MLSNGALLLLLCFLIPLVAAAGSPPASLVSPAAACKSSFYPKLCIAMLSPLRSTPKNQYEYGKYSVRQALRQARRTAALLDGYLAGRLGGARAHRGVGGGGAMKDCRDLAGLSAEYLAAAQAELGRGKSLDVAAAGRVRALMSAVVTNQQTCYDGLQASRDGGFPELQSTLANGTQLYGVSLGLVATALGRSSAAANTGPPPLAPPTTAGRSLVEELSLIVPVKLSKSGVRVAQDGTGDFTSISDAVAFAPNDTAAAVAGYFAVYISEGVYCENVVVPMNKRNLILIGSGINRTVITSNHSVGDGWTTFNSATFAVNGERFIAVGITFENTAGAAKFQAVAARNSADLSIFYRCSFLGYQDTLYVHTLRQFYRDCDVYGTVDFIFGNAAAVFQSCNLYARLPLHGQSNVITAQGRTMPEQSTGISIQNCTVSAAPELGRAAKTFLGRPWKAYSRTVVMQSFIGDAVDPAGWLEWSGPFALCTLYYGEFQNYGPGADTVGRVKWPGFSLMNSMDAYNFTLVNFTSTDAWLSSTSIPYSSGLL; this is encoded by the exons ATGCTGTCGAACGGAGCTCTTCTTCTCCTGCTCTGCTTTCTAATCCCCTTGGTCGCCGCCGCCGGCTCACCGCCGGCTTCGTTGGTGTCTCCAGCGGCTGCCTGCAAGTCGTCTTTCTATCCCAAGCTTTGCATCGCAATGCTTTCTCCTCTACGGTCCACGCCGAAGAACCAGTACGAGTACGGCAAGTACTCCGTGCGGCAGGCGCTGCGGCAGGCGCGGCGCACGGCCGCGCTCCTCGACGGTTATCTGGCCGGCAGGCTCGGCGGCGCGAGGGCGCATCGCGGAGTTGGAGGCGGCGGGGCGATGAAGGACTGCCGCGACCTGGCCGGGCTGAGCGCGGAGTACCTGGCTGCTGCGCAGGCTGAGCTGGGGCGTGGGAAGTCGCTAGACGTGGCCGCCGCTGGGCGGGTGCGCGCGCTCATGAGCGCCGTGGTGACTAACCAGCAGACATGCTACGACGGCCTGCAGGCGTCCCGCGACGGCGGATTTCCGGAGTTGCAGAGCACGCTCGCGAACGGGACGCAGCTCTACGGCGTCTCGCTCGGGCTCGTCGCCACCGCGCTGGGCCGGAGCTCCGCCGCCGCCAACACAG GACCTCCACCGCTTGCTCCTCCGACGACCGCCGGGCGGAGCCTCGTCGAGGAGCTCAGCCTGATCGTGCCGGTAAAGCTATCGAAGTCAGGGGTGAGGGTAGCCCAAGATGGGACCGGCGACTTCACTTCCATCTCCGACGCCGTCGCTTTCGCCCCCAACGACACTGCCGCTGCTGTCGCCGGGTACTTCGCTGTCTACATAAGCGAAGGCGTTTACTGCGAAAATGTGGTCGTCCCCATGAACAAGAGGAATCTTATTTTGATCGGATCTGGCATAAATCGGACAGTAATCACGTCTAATCACAGCGTCGGCGATGGATGGACGACCTTCAACTCCGCTACATTCG CGGTTAACGGGGAGCGGTTCATCGCCGTCGGCATCACCTTCGAGAACACTGCAGGGGCGGCGAAGTTCCAGGCGGTGGCGGCGCGGAACAGCGCCGACCTCTCCATATTCTACCGCTGCAGCTTCCTCGGTTACCAGGACACGCTATACGTGCACACTCTCCGCCAGTTCTACCGCGACTGCGATGTCTACGGCACCGTCGACTTCATCTTCGGCAACGCCGCCGCCGTCTTCCAGAGCTGCAACCTCTACGCGCGCCTCCCTCTCCACGGTCAATCCAACGTCATCACGGCACAGGGCCGCACCATGCCGGAACAGTCCACAGGGATTTCCATCCAGAACTGCACGGTGAGCGCCGCCCCCGAACTCGGCCGTGCCGCCAAAACCTTCCTCGGCCGCCCATGGAAAGCCTACTCTCGCACGGTGGTTATGCAGTCCTTCATCGGCGACGCGGTGGATCCGGCGGGGTGGCTAGAGTGGAGCGGCCCCTTCGCGCTCTGCACGCTCTACTACGGCGAGTTCCAGAACTACGGTCCCGGCGCCGACACCGTCGGGCGGGTAAAGTGGCCCGGCTTCAGCCTCATGAACTCCATGGACGCCTACAACTTCACTCTCGTTAACTTCACTTCCACCGACGCATGGCTGTCTTCTACATCAATTCCTTACAGCAGTGGGCTCCTATAG